The genomic window GTTGAGCAGGAAGCCGTGGGCAAAGACGCGCTTCGGCAGCGGCAGCTTCGCCGACATCAGGAAGGCCGGCCAGTAGACGGCGTGGAAGCGGATAATGTCCTTGCCGATGATGTGCACATCCGCCGGCCAGTATTTCGCCCGGGGGCCGTTCCGGTCTTCGATATAGCCCGTCGCGGTGATGTAGTTGGTCAGCGCGTCGACCCAGACATACATGACGTGGGCGGGATCGTTCGGGACCTTGATGCCCCAGTCGAAGGTCGTGCGCGAGACCGAGAGGTCTTTCAAGCCCGACTTGACGAATGAGATCACCTCGTTGCGGCGCTCGGCCGGACCGATGAAATCAGGATTCTCCTCGTAATGCTTCAGGAGCCTGTCCTGATATTCGGAGAGCTTGAAGAAATAGCTTGCCTCTTCCACCCACTCGACCGGCGTGCCCTGCGGCCCGTAGCGCACGCCGTCGGCGCGCAGCTCCGTCTCGTTTTCCTGGTAATAGGCCTCGTCGCGCACCGAATACCAGCCGGCGTAACTATCCTTGTAGATGTCGCCGTTCTCGGCCATCAGGTTCCAGATGTTGCGCGAGGTCTCGTGATGACGCTCCTGCGTGGTGCGGATGAAGTCATCGTTCGAGGCGTTGAGCAACTTCGCCATCGCCTCGAATTCGCCGGAGTTGCGGTCTGCAAGCGCCTGCGCGCTAATCCCCTCGGCGCGCGCGGTCTGCTGCATCTTCTGGCCGTGTTCGTCAGTGCCCGTCAGGAAGAAGACATCCCTGCCGTCCAGGCGCTGGTAACGCGCCATCGTATCCGTCGCGATCAGCTCGTAGGCATGGCCGATATGCGGCTTGCCGTTGGGATAGGAAATCGCGGTGGTGATGTAGAAGGGTGTCTTGTCTGTCATGGCGGCCAATGTCCGGCTAACTCTATAAAAATGGTCAGCCGCTCTTAGCGCATGTCACCGCCAAGCGAAACATCAAGTTTCGCCGCTGTCGATGATTCCGGACATGGCGGCGTGAGCTTGACTCATGTTCCGCCGCAATTTACCCGTCATGAAAAAGAGGGCGGGACAGAACAAAGTGCCAATTTATATATACCGGAAGCATCGTAGCCGCGCGCCGTCGGAGGCGCTCGATTGACCTTCGAACCCCTCTATTCGCTTTCGGGCCTCTGCGTCGGCGCGCTCGTCGGTATCACAGGCGTTGGCGGCGGGTCGCTGATGACGCCCCTGCTGGTGCTGCTTTTCGGCGTCCACCCCGCAACCGCCGTGGGCACGGATCTTCTCTATGCGGCGATCACCAAGACGGCGGGCACCGCTGTTCACGGCATGCACGGGCGTATCAACTGGAAGATCGTCGGCGGCCTGGCCGCAGGCAGCGTGCCGGCCGCCTTGCTGATGCTGTGGCTGCTGGCCGGCGTCGATCGCAAGAGCATCGTCGTCGCCCATACCATCACGACGGCGCTCGGCTGGCTCCTCGTCATGACCGCGATCATGCTGATCTTCCGAGGCCAGATACTCGCGTTTGCACGCCGCGCCATTGGAGAGCGCACGCCGCCGCGGCCGGGGACGATTGTGGCCTTCACTGTCGCTCTCGGCTTCCTGCTCGGCGTTCTCGTCACCTTGACCTCGGTCGGTGCCGGCGCGCTGGGGGTGACGATCCTGCTGGTCCTTTATCCCAGGCTCGACGTGCGCGAGATTGTCGGCTCCGATATCGTCCATGCCGTGCCGCTGACCCTGATCGGCGGCATGGGTTACTGGTTAATCGGTGAGATCGATTGGGCGATGCTGCTTGCCCTGCTCGTCGGCTCGATTCCCGGCATTATCGTCGGAAGTCTTCTGGCGCCGAAGCTGCACGAACGCACCATCCGCATCGTCCTGGCCGCCACGCTCGCCGTCGTCGCATGGAAGCTGTTGGCCGGCTGATTAGAGCGTGATGTCAAAAATCTCGGTGCGCTTCAAAGGCCCGGCTGCTTGATATCGGCAAGAATGCTGATGATCGTTTGCTTGCGATCGAGATTGTAGCCATCGGAGATGGTGAGCCGCTCGGTGATCTCGGAATAGAGTCGCGCCAAGCGCTCCGCCGCGGCGATCCGCCCTTCGCCTGCCGCCGCGCGGGCGCGGTTCATGATGTCGTCGCCGACATGGCTGACGAAGAAATCGAAGATCGTGTCGCTTTCCTTGCCGGACAGGGCATCGGCCAGCCGATGCATTGCCTTGCGCGCCGTCGGGCCTTCGGCGGAAAGCATTTCGTCATAGGCGGCGATGATTTCGCCTCCACCGTAGTTCAACAGTTTCAGAGCCTCACCGACACTGCCCTTGGCCGCCGAAAGCACCGCCTCACCCTCCCCCGATACCCCGAGATGGGCGAGGGCCGCGATCAGCGCATCGTCGGCAAGTGGCGCGAGTTTTAAGGGGAGGCAGCGCGAGCGGATCGTCGGCAGCAGCCGTCCAGGCGCATGCGAAAGCACTAGGAACAGCGCCCGCTTCGGCGGCTCTTCGAGGATCTTCAGGATAGCATTGGCCGCGTTGCGGTTCATATCGTCGGCCGGGTCGATGATGACGATCCGCCAGTTGCCCGTGCCCGACGTCTGCGAGAAGAACTTGCCGGCGCGACGCACTTCGTCGACCGTTATCGCCGACTTCACCTTGCCGGTCTTTTCATCCACCGGCCGGGCAAGATGCAGGAGATTGTGCGAGGCGCCGGAGACGATCTGCCGGCTGACGGCAGAGGCCGGATCGGGATCGCCGATCGTTTCCGGCGCGGCGTCGGGATCGGGATGCGAGAGCACGTGATTGGCGAAGCGAAAGGCGAGCGTCGCCTTGCCGATGCCCTCCGGCCCCTCGATCAGGATGGCGTGATGGCCCTTGCCGGACCGATAGGACTGGGCGAGGAACGCCTCCGCCTCCTCGTGGCCGAACAGCCGGGTGTTTTCCGCCGGCCAGATGGCGCCGTCGAGCAGTCCAGGCCTTTCCTCACTCATGATGGGCGGCTTCCGGCGTCCTGACGTGGCCTGACGGCGACAGCAGCTGCTTGACGATCGCCGCGATCTCGGCGGCAATCGCTTCTTCCGCCTGCATGCCGTTGATCACGTGGCAGCGCTCCGGCTCGCGGGCGGCGATGTCGAGAAAGGCCTCGCGTCGTTTCTCGTGCGTTTCGAGCCGCTCTTTCTCGAAGCGGTCCGGACCGTCGGCGGCAGCGCGCTTCTGCGCCCGCTCCAACCCGATCCTGGCGGGGATGTCGAGGATCACGGTGCAATCGGGCATCACGCCG from Rhizobium sp. Pop5 includes these protein-coding regions:
- the metG gene encoding methionine--tRNA ligase, with translation MTDKTPFYITTAISYPNGKPHIGHAYELIATDTMARYQRLDGRDVFFLTGTDEHGQKMQQTARAEGISAQALADRNSGEFEAMAKLLNASNDDFIRTTQERHHETSRNIWNLMAENGDIYKDSYAGWYSVRDEAYYQENETELRADGVRYGPQGTPVEWVEEASYFFKLSEYQDRLLKHYEENPDFIGPAERRNEVISFVKSGLKDLSVSRTTFDWGIKVPNDPAHVMYVWVDALTNYITATGYIEDRNGPRAKYWPADVHIIGKDIIRFHAVYWPAFLMSAKLPLPKRVFAHGFLLNKGEKMSKSLGNVVDPVNLVNHFGLDQVRYFFLREVSFGQDGSYSEEAIGTRINSDLANGIGNLASRSLSMIIKNCDGKIPECGPLTDEDKAMLAQADALYASTREDMGKQLIHRALASIIAVVSEADRYFAGQAPWALKKTDPARMGTVLYVTAEVVRQIAILLQPFMPESSGKLLDLVAAPADKRDFAALGEAGRLVAGTALEAPAPVFPRYVPPVEA
- a CDS encoding sulfite exporter TauE/SafE family protein; amino-acid sequence: MTFEPLYSLSGLCVGALVGITGVGGGSLMTPLLVLLFGVHPATAVGTDLLYAAITKTAGTAVHGMHGRINWKIVGGLAAGSVPAALLMLWLLAGVDRKSIVVAHTITTALGWLLVMTAIMLIFRGQILAFARRAIGERTPPRPGTIVAFTVALGFLLGVLVTLTSVGAGALGVTILLVLYPRLDVREIVGSDIVHAVPLTLIGGMGYWLIGEIDWAMLLALLVGSIPGIIVGSLLAPKLHERTIRIVLAATLAVVAWKLLAG
- a CDS encoding DNA polymerase III subunit delta', whose product is MSEERPGLLDGAIWPAENTRLFGHEEAEAFLAQSYRSGKGHHAILIEGPEGIGKATLAFRFANHVLSHPDPDAAPETIGDPDPASAVSRQIVSGASHNLLHLARPVDEKTGKVKSAITVDEVRRAGKFFSQTSGTGNWRIVIIDPADDMNRNAANAILKILEEPPKRALFLVLSHAPGRLLPTIRSRCLPLKLAPLADDALIAALAHLGVSGEGEAVLSAAKGSVGEALKLLNYGGGEIIAAYDEMLSAEGPTARKAMHRLADALSGKESDTIFDFFVSHVGDDIMNRARAAAGEGRIAAAERLARLYSEITERLTISDGYNLDRKQTIISILADIKQPGL